From a region of the Lactuca sativa cultivar Salinas chromosome 4, Lsat_Salinas_v11, whole genome shotgun sequence genome:
- the LOC111901897 gene encoding uncharacterized protein LOC111901897 gives MEEVSKVVLNENCSAAMLNKLPKKMGDSGTLTLPCQFENLATSSALADSGASVNVMPQPFFKKLNLAESRPIRMAIHLANKTVTFPRGICEDLLVEVDKFVFPADFIVIDMEEHRQVPIILGRPFLNTASAIVYIRESELTIRVGEESVTFGVDRAMKHSKLSDEIAFSMDTLEELMEEWKEDK, from the coding sequence ATGGAGGAGGTATCCAAGGTGGTTCTTAATGAGAATTGTTCAGCCGCAATGTTGAACAAATTGCCAAAGAAGATGGGTGACTCAGGTACTTTGACTTTGCCATGCCAATTTGAGAACTTAGCTACTAGTTCTGCATTGGCTGATTCGGGAGCGAGTGTTAACGTTATGCCACAACcattctttaagaagctgaaCCTTGCGGAGTCGAGACCAATTCGAATGGCAATTCATCTAGCAAACAAGACGGTGACATTTCCAAGGGGGATATGCGAGGACCTATTGGTAGAAGTTGATAAATTTGTATTTCCTGCGGATTTCATAGTGATAGATATGGAAGAACATCGTCAAGTGCCAATCATTCTTGGACGACCTTTCCTAAACACCGCAAGTGCCATAGTGTACATAAGAGAATCCGAACTTACCATTCGGGTGGGAGAAGAGTCAGTTACTTTTGGAGTTGATCGAGCCATGAAACATTCTAAGTTAAGTGATGAGATAGCCTTCTCGATGGACACTTTGGAAGAACTAATGGAAGAATGGAAAGAGGACAAGTGA